A genomic region of Streptomyces rimosus contains the following coding sequences:
- a CDS encoding ribonucleotide-diphosphate reductase subunit beta has product MPRWSTLLLDDAKLAEMPRLPLDDVLRHADLVTEQQPHPQALYERWEKQQWSAQAIELEPDREDFDKRLPRSARKAIEESIATFIIGEYTGLDLLGPILTGAPEERDHLYLGTQIADETRHTQLMLRLGEELLGLDSDPKRMLVQAWNMVTPPHRDLSRLETEVIRELQEHPSDYRRWLRAVALFHLITEGVLALVGQRAIVNSLHGVPLLAGVKAGFTAMARDESRHVSFGLHALRIGIKEGYGDDIREVIEQAAPIALNIEEGGQVDDAPQGLTMKQLGIESLYRQLRLIGIERQFADHVVALSMPTPAAAEDAEAAGNAENTASHS; this is encoded by the coding sequence ATGCCGCGCTGGAGCACCCTGCTGCTCGACGACGCCAAGCTCGCCGAGATGCCCCGCCTGCCCCTGGACGACGTACTCCGGCACGCGGACCTCGTCACCGAGCAGCAGCCGCACCCCCAGGCGCTCTACGAGCGCTGGGAGAAGCAGCAGTGGTCCGCCCAGGCCATCGAACTGGAGCCGGACCGCGAGGACTTCGACAAGCGGCTGCCGCGCTCCGCGCGCAAGGCGATCGAGGAGTCCATCGCCACCTTCATCATCGGCGAGTACACCGGCCTGGACCTGCTCGGCCCCATCCTGACCGGCGCCCCCGAGGAGCGCGACCACCTCTACCTCGGCACCCAGATCGCCGACGAGACCCGGCACACCCAGCTGATGCTGCGCCTCGGCGAGGAGCTGCTCGGCCTGGATTCCGACCCCAAGCGGATGCTCGTCCAGGCGTGGAACATGGTCACCCCGCCGCACCGGGACCTCAGCCGCCTGGAGACCGAGGTCATCCGCGAACTCCAGGAACACCCCTCGGACTACCGGCGCTGGCTGCGCGCCGTGGCGCTCTTCCACCTGATCACCGAGGGCGTGCTCGCCCTGGTCGGCCAGCGCGCCATCGTCAACTCGCTGCACGGCGTACCGCTGCTGGCCGGGGTGAAGGCCGGCTTCACCGCGATGGCCCGCGACGAGTCCCGGCACGTCAGCTTCGGCCTGCACGCCCTGCGCATCGGGATCAAGGAGGGCTACGGCGACGACATCCGCGAGGTCATCGAGCAGGCCGCGCCGATCGCCCTGAACATCGAGGAGGGCGGCCAGGTCGACGACGCCCCGCAGGGGCTGACCATGAAGCAGCTCGGCATCGAGAGCCTGTACCGGCAGCTCCGCCTCATCGGCATCGAGCGGCAGTTCGCGGACCACGTCGTGGCGCTGTCCATGCCCACGCCGGCCGCCGCCGAAGACGCCGAGGCCGCCGGGAACGCCGAGAACACCGCCTCGCACTCCTGA